From Bacillus basilensis, a single genomic window includes:
- a CDS encoding coproporphyrinogen III oxidase, translating into MLLISIKTLQDDRFLRPLQNIGGLFFEDSTIGFEQEEANLIVDIHIEENVKASARLTDVATGNVYEETFAKDLSAFTDEKERMKQVKHVVSYVYLSVLQQLTGLEQSWGILTGVRPTKLLHKMLQNGMSKEEAHQELRESYLIHEEKIELLQRIVDCQLAVVPDLYRLKEEVSIYIGIPFCPTKCAYCTFPAYAINGRQGSVDSFLGGLHYEVREIGKFLKEKGVTVTTIYYGGGTPTSITAEEMDMLYEEMYEAFPDVKNVREVTVEAGRPDTITPAKLEVLNKWNIDRISINPQSYHQETLKAIGRHHTVEETIEKYHLAREMGMNNINMDLIIGLPGEGLDIFKHTLDETEKLMPESLTVHTLSFKRASEMTQNKRKYKVAGREEITAMMHEAEEWTQKHNYVPYYLYRQKNILGNLENVGYAMPTQESIYNIVIMEEVQSIIGLGCGASSKFVHPKTGAITHFANPKDPKSYNDGFVKYTEDKLKILEELFV; encoded by the coding sequence ATGTTGTTAATTTCAATTAAAACGTTACAAGATGATCGTTTTTTACGCCCGCTACAAAATATTGGCGGCTTATTTTTTGAAGATAGTACGATTGGATTTGAACAAGAGGAAGCAAATCTTATCGTTGATATACACATTGAAGAGAATGTGAAAGCATCAGCTCGTTTAACAGATGTTGCGACTGGAAATGTGTATGAAGAAACATTCGCAAAAGATTTATCTGCTTTCACAGATGAAAAAGAGCGTATGAAGCAAGTGAAGCACGTTGTTTCTTATGTATATCTTTCTGTTCTTCAGCAGTTAACTGGGCTTGAACAAAGCTGGGGTATTTTAACGGGAGTTCGTCCGACAAAACTTCTTCATAAAATGCTTCAAAATGGTATGTCAAAAGAAGAAGCACACCAAGAACTTCGTGAAAGCTATTTAATTCATGAAGAGAAAATTGAGCTTCTTCAGCGTATTGTGGATTGCCAATTAGCGGTTGTTCCGGATTTATACCGTTTGAAAGAGGAAGTAAGTATTTATATCGGTATTCCATTCTGCCCAACAAAATGTGCATATTGTACATTCCCGGCGTATGCAATTAATGGACGCCAAGGATCTGTTGATTCGTTCTTAGGTGGTTTACATTATGAAGTTCGTGAAATTGGTAAGTTTTTAAAAGAAAAAGGTGTAACAGTTACGACGATCTATTACGGCGGCGGTACACCGACAAGTATTACAGCAGAAGAGATGGATATGCTGTATGAAGAAATGTATGAAGCGTTCCCAGATGTGAAAAATGTGCGTGAAGTAACAGTTGAGGCAGGTCGCCCAGATACAATTACGCCAGCGAAGTTAGAAGTGTTAAATAAATGGAACATTGACCGTATTAGTATTAATCCGCAGTCATACCATCAAGAAACACTAAAAGCAATTGGACGTCACCATACTGTAGAAGAAACAATTGAGAAGTATCATTTAGCTCGTGAAATGGGAATGAACAATATTAATATGGATTTAATTATTGGTCTTCCTGGTGAAGGGCTAGATATCTTCAAGCATACGTTAGATGAAACAGAAAAGTTAATGCCAGAATCATTAACAGTTCATACGTTATCATTTAAACGTGCTTCTGAAATGACGCAAAACAAACGTAAATATAAAGTAGCAGGTCGCGAAGAAATTACAGCGATGATGCACGAAGCAGAAGAGTGGACGCAAAAGCATAATTACGTACCATATTACCTATATCGTCAAAAGAATATTTTAGGTAACTTAGAGAACGTTGGGTATGCAATGCCGACGCAAGAAAGTATTTACAACATTGTCATTATGGAAGAAGTACAATCGATTATCGGACTTGGCTGTGGTGCATCAAGTAAATTTGTTCACCCGAAGACGGGAGCAATTACGCACTTCGCAAATCCGAAAGATCCAAAATCATATAACGATGGCTTCGTAAAATATACAGAAGACAAACTGAAAATTTTAGAAGAGCTATTTGTATAA
- a CDS encoding fatty acid--CoA ligase, giving the protein MYMTIGRIFDLSVGKYPNKEALVEPEKNIRWTYKQWDEQINKTAHALLEEGVRKGDTVSVYLYNCREFVNVYLACAKIGAIFNPINFRLKAKEVSYILQDASSKVVVFEKAVESTVAIIERDFPNSSFWYIEDDTPSYASSYHEKVNAASSEKIDIEIDEMDYCSMLYTSGTTGYPKGVLHRHREMTEHSMICTYFLKYNRDSAGLVVAPLYHCGELNAGIIPRIQVGGKNIILHHFDTETVLHTIQEEKITTFFAAPTMWNMLLQKDLAQYDLTSMKIGIYGGAAMAPALVKECKERLYIDLVQIYGMTEMGPVVAFLVEEDQITKAGSAGTPCFSHEIRIVKPSEDAPAEPDDVLPPYEVGEIILRGPTIMAGYHNREEANAKSMYKGWYHSGDLGYYDKDGYLFVADRVDDMVISGGVNIYPREIEDFLHSHPGILDVAVLGEPDELWGERVVAVVVKKDETITEEDLEVYCKESDELADYKRPRHYLFVDELPRNASGKLQKFVLRESLKGAKQ; this is encoded by the coding sequence ATGTACATGACGATAGGGAGAATATTTGATTTATCTGTTGGTAAGTATCCGAATAAAGAGGCGTTAGTGGAACCAGAAAAAAATATTCGCTGGACGTATAAACAGTGGGATGAGCAAATAAATAAAACGGCGCACGCTCTATTAGAAGAAGGGGTAAGAAAGGGAGATACGGTATCTGTTTACTTATATAACTGCCGTGAATTTGTAAACGTTTACTTAGCGTGTGCGAAAATTGGAGCAATCTTTAACCCGATTAATTTTCGCTTAAAAGCAAAAGAAGTATCGTATATTCTCCAGGACGCATCCTCGAAAGTCGTTGTTTTTGAAAAAGCCGTTGAATCAACTGTCGCTATCATTGAACGAGATTTCCCAAATTCGTCTTTTTGGTATATAGAAGACGATACACCTTCCTATGCAAGTTCTTATCATGAAAAAGTAAATGCAGCATCTTCTGAGAAAATAGATATCGAAATTGATGAAATGGATTATTGTTCTATGCTGTATACGAGCGGTACGACTGGTTATCCGAAAGGCGTACTACATCGTCATCGTGAAATGACTGAGCATAGTATGATTTGTACGTATTTCCTTAAATACAATAGAGATAGTGCGGGGCTTGTCGTTGCACCTTTATATCATTGCGGTGAGTTAAATGCCGGGATTATTCCGCGCATTCAAGTTGGCGGAAAGAATATTATTTTACATCATTTTGATACAGAAACAGTATTACATACGATTCAAGAAGAAAAGATTACGACGTTCTTTGCAGCACCGACGATGTGGAATATGTTACTGCAAAAAGATTTAGCACAGTATGATTTAACTTCGATGAAGATTGGTATATATGGCGGAGCAGCGATGGCTCCAGCACTAGTAAAGGAATGTAAAGAACGTCTTTATATTGATCTTGTTCAAATATATGGGATGACAGAAATGGGACCTGTTGTTGCGTTTCTCGTAGAAGAGGATCAAATTACGAAAGCTGGTTCAGCGGGAACACCATGCTTTAGTCATGAAATTCGAATTGTAAAACCAAGCGAAGATGCACCGGCAGAGCCAGATGATGTATTGCCTCCTTATGAAGTAGGGGAGATTATTTTGCGCGGCCCAACTATAATGGCTGGTTATCATAACCGAGAAGAAGCAAATGCAAAATCGATGTATAAAGGATGGTATCATTCTGGTGATTTAGGCTACTACGATAAAGACGGTTATTTATTCGTCGCAGATCGCGTGGATGATATGGTAATTAGCGGCGGCGTTAATATTTATCCACGTGAAATTGAAGATTTCCTTCATAGTCATCCTGGCATATTAGATGTTGCCGTGCTTGGTGAGCCAGATGAATTATGGGGAGAACGTGTTGTGGCAGTCGTTGTAAAGAAAGATGAAACGATTACAGAAGAGGATTTGGAAGTATATTGTAAAGAAAGTGATGAATTAGCAGATTATAAACGTCCTCGTCACTATTTATTTGTGGATGAACTGCCTCGTAATGCGAGTGGAAAATTACAAAAATTTGTCCTGAGAGAGTCGTTGAAAGGTGCAAAACAATAG
- a CDS encoding Cna B-type domain-containing protein, which produces MSTYLKRISVICFIFTVMIGQVFTPIVGHAQELNATGFVDSFSFEKTKLNYGEKTTIHVNFSEKPGKKMKSGDTLTLALPPELKGYSGTIPLKDDSGRIFGTCQINANNVVCTFNDMVEKLENIRGNFNFTVQGTNVEAGKTKDVQTNLGTDLEKQMVSITHPKGEGTEPGMFFYKSGDIQPDKSNEVRWFLNINLKKQYLHDNIVLKDTLQEGQTLNKDSFTITINNKEYLSLKQFQDRGYGYIKLTSDNSFEVVIYRHMANATSFTIFYTSTITDSGKKLKHLQNDYKLDYQILYEKPISESNSVKVENISFGGGAEGVLPAKGTLQIVKHIEGDENKFIPGVSFKLFTESGQQIGDSYTTNQDGIVEAPNLAPGNYYVQEISAPNYVEFDSQAKIPFTIKTDATNGIKLMVPNKLKTTSVAGTKTWEGDKVNDRPKTIKVDLLQNGKIIATKEVTAANDWKYEFGKLAAVDNAGKVYTYEVKEQPVSGYQSKVNGYDITNIKIHEVTEVEEQGKEETIEELEVPSEPQAPNVTEEPKELEKPEVTEKPEIHVKPEEEQVEEETTEEIKEEKPETPNVTEEPKELEKPEVTEKPEIHVTPEEEQVEEETIEEIKEEKPGTPNVTEEPKELEKPEVTEKPEIHVTPEEEKVEEETIEEIKEEKPETPNVTEEPKELEKPEVTEKPEIHVTPEEEQVEEETIEEIKEEKPEEPKVTEEPKELEKPEVTEKPEIHVTPEEEQVEEETIEEIKEEKPEEPKVTEEPKELEKPEVTEKPEIHVTPEEEQVEEETIEEIKEEKPEEPKVTEEPKELEKPEVTEKPEIHVTPEEEQVEEETTEEIKEEKPEEPKVTEEPKELEKPEVTEKPEIHVTPEEEQVEEETIEEIKEEKPEEPKVKEEPNMLEKPEVTEKPEVLNKQNVQEKVEVQNKQDVHSKVEAQNKSEVSSSEENNKTSKLLPQTGGVSTEATSIIAGMFLLLFGAMLFRRQKN; this is translated from the coding sequence ATGAGTACATATTTAAAAAGAATATCTGTAATTTGTTTTATTTTTACTGTTATGATTGGACAAGTTTTTACGCCTATCGTAGGGCATGCTCAAGAATTAAACGCAACAGGATTTGTTGATAGTTTTTCATTTGAAAAAACAAAATTAAATTATGGGGAAAAGACTACGATACATGTAAACTTTAGTGAAAAACCTGGAAAGAAGATGAAGTCTGGGGATACATTAACGCTAGCACTTCCGCCAGAATTAAAAGGTTATAGTGGCACAATTCCATTAAAGGATGATTCAGGGCGTATTTTTGGTACGTGCCAGATTAATGCAAATAATGTGGTTTGTACATTTAATGATATGGTAGAAAAGCTTGAAAATATTAGAGGGAACTTTAATTTTACTGTTCAAGGTACGAATGTTGAAGCCGGAAAGACGAAAGATGTACAAACGAATTTAGGGACAGATTTAGAAAAACAAATGGTAAGTATTACGCATCCAAAAGGAGAGGGTACAGAACCGGGGATGTTTTTCTATAAGTCTGGTGATATTCAGCCAGACAAAAGTAATGAAGTACGTTGGTTTTTAAATATAAATTTAAAGAAACAATATTTACATGACAACATCGTTTTAAAAGATACGTTACAAGAAGGACAAACGCTAAATAAAGATAGTTTTACTATTACTATCAATAATAAAGAGTATTTATCTCTTAAACAATTTCAAGACCGAGGTTATGGATACATTAAGCTTACTAGTGATAACTCATTTGAAGTTGTAATTTATAGACATATGGCGAACGCTACGTCGTTTACCATTTTCTATACATCAACGATTACTGATAGCGGGAAAAAGTTGAAACATCTACAGAATGACTACAAGCTTGATTATCAAATTTTATATGAGAAACCTATTTCTGAATCTAATAGTGTAAAGGTTGAAAATATATCATTTGGCGGCGGGGCTGAAGGGGTTTTACCTGCGAAAGGAACGTTGCAGATTGTTAAGCATATTGAAGGAGACGAGAATAAGTTTATTCCAGGTGTTTCTTTTAAATTGTTTACAGAGTCAGGTCAGCAAATTGGTGATTCTTATACAACAAATCAAGACGGAATAGTTGAAGCACCAAACCTTGCTCCAGGTAATTATTACGTACAAGAAATTTCTGCTCCGAACTATGTAGAGTTTGATTCACAAGCGAAAATTCCTTTTACAATTAAGACGGATGCTACAAACGGAATAAAACTTATGGTTCCAAATAAGTTGAAAACTACATCTGTTGCAGGAACGAAAACGTGGGAAGGCGATAAAGTAAATGATCGCCCAAAAACGATTAAAGTAGATTTACTGCAAAATGGTAAAATCATTGCAACGAAAGAAGTTACGGCAGCAAATGATTGGAAATATGAGTTTGGAAAGTTAGCAGCAGTTGATAATGCCGGAAAAGTTTATACGTATGAAGTGAAAGAACAACCAGTATCAGGATATCAATCGAAAGTTAACGGATATGATATTACAAATATAAAAATCCACGAAGTAACAGAAGTAGAAGAGCAAGGTAAAGAAGAAACAATAGAAGAACTGGAAGTCCCAAGTGAACCGCAAGCACCAAATGTAACAGAAGAGCCGAAAGAGCTAGAGAAGCCAGAAGTTACGGAGAAACCGGAAATTCATGTGAAACCAGAAGAAGAACAAGTTGAAGAAGAAACAACAGAAGAAATAAAAGAAGAAAAACCGGAAACACCAAATGTGACAGAAGAGCCGAAAGAGCTAGAGAAGCCAGAAGTTACGGAGAAACCGGAAATTCATGTAACACCAGAAGAAGAGCAAGTTGAAGAAGAAACGATAGAAGAAATAAAAGAAGAAAAACCGGGAACACCAAATGTGACAGAAGAGCCGAAAGAGCTAGAGAAGCCAGAAGTTACGGAGAAGCCGGAAATTCATGTAACACCAGAAGAAGAAAAAGTTGAAGAAGAAACGATAGAAGAAATAAAAGAAGAAAAACCGGAAACACCAAATGTAACAGAAGAGCCGAAAGAGCTAGAGAAGCCAGAAGTTACGGAGAAACCGGAAATTCATGTAACACCAGAAGAAGAGCAAGTTGAAGAAGAAACGATAGAAGAAATAAAAGAAGAAAAACCGGAAGAACCGAAAGTAACAGAAGAGCCGAAAGAGCTAGAGAAGCCAGAAGTTACGGAGAAACCGGAAATTCATGTAACACCAGAAGAAGAGCAAGTTGAAGAAGAAACGATAGAAGAAATAAAAGAAGAAAAACCGGAAGAACCGAAAGTAACAGAAGAGCCGAAAGAGCTAGAGAAGCCAGAAGTTACGGAGAAACCGGAAATTCATGTAACACCAGAAGAAGAGCAAGTTGAAGAAGAAACGATAGAAGAAATAAAAGAAGAAAAACCGGAAGAACCGAAAGTAACAGAAGAGCCGAAAGAGCTAGAGAAGCCAGAAGTTACGGAGAAACCGGAAATTCATGTAACACCAGAAGAAGAACAAGTTGAAGAAGAAACAACAGAAGAAATAAAAGAAGAAAAACCGGAAGAACCGAAAGTAACAGAAGAGCCGAAAGAGCTAGAAAAGCCAGAAGTTACGGAGAAACCGGAAATTCATGTAACACCAGAAGAAGAGCAAGTTGAAGAAGAAACGATAGAAGAAATAAAAGAAGAAAAACCGGAAGAACCAAAGGTGAAAGAAGAACCGAATATGTTAGAGAAACCAGAGGTAACAGAAAAGCCGGAAGTATTAAATAAACAAAATGTACAAGAAAAAGTAGAAGTACAAAACAAGCAAGATGTACACAGTAAAGTAGAAGCACAAAATAAATCTGAGGTATCATCGAGTGAAGAAAATAATAAGACATCAAAACTTCTTCCTCAAACAGGTGGAGTATCAACAGAAGCTACTTCTATTATTGCAGGTATGTTCTTATTACTTTTCGGAGCGATGTTGTTTAGACGCCAGAAAAACTAA
- a CDS encoding DedA family protein encodes MEWIHELFQQYGYYVVLVGLLLEYIALPFPGEPTLAYAGFLSHQGDLSLPILIMLSFIGTSAGMTFQYFLGNKLGMPFIQKYGKYVFLTPKKINLTKMWFDKYGYFLIFIAFFIPGVRHFTGYFSGIINLPFRRFAITIYSGALFWVSFFLIGGYWLGENLEEIFQILRQHIWEILFGILIITLITRFRKNIKHVILKRIN; translated from the coding sequence ATGGAATGGATTCATGAATTATTTCAGCAATATGGGTATTATGTAGTACTTGTCGGTTTACTTTTAGAATATATTGCGCTTCCGTTTCCAGGAGAGCCAACATTAGCCTATGCAGGATTTTTGTCACACCAAGGTGATTTGAGTCTACCCATTTTAATTATGTTATCTTTTATTGGGACAAGTGCAGGTATGACATTCCAATACTTTTTAGGAAATAAACTAGGCATGCCCTTCATTCAGAAGTACGGGAAATATGTATTTTTAACACCAAAAAAAATTAATTTAACAAAAATGTGGTTCGATAAATACGGCTACTTTCTAATCTTTATCGCCTTTTTCATCCCAGGTGTCCGTCATTTCACAGGGTACTTTTCTGGAATTATCAACTTACCATTTCGCCGCTTTGCGATAACTATTTATTCAGGCGCTCTATTTTGGGTATCCTTCTTCTTGATCGGTGGTTATTGGTTAGGTGAAAATTTAGAAGAGATCTTCCAAATCCTAAGGCAACACATATGGGAAATTCTCTTCGGTATACTTATCATTACACTAATCACCCGATTTCGTAAAAACATAAAGCATGTAATTTTAAAACGTATCAATTAA
- a CDS encoding GNAT family N-acetyltransferase: protein MNTVKYRSLIKEDYEPIKHLIGEAFGFNEFITDKKFLNSILNIYLHKCILGSSFSKVAEKDNKVIGVILGDSQKDKNRLKSFHNSLSFAYNTLKLFLTNKENKEFLKAFIKVQKTYKELIEGKEEQFQGCIQLFIVSEESRGLGVGKTLMNDLFEYMTNQKTKSLYLYTDNKCNYAFYDRQNFQRIQEKAVNFGPKEEDFNVFLYRYNFNS, encoded by the coding sequence ATGAACACAGTAAAATATAGAAGTCTTATTAAGGAAGACTATGAGCCTATAAAACATTTAATTGGTGAAGCATTTGGATTTAATGAATTCATTACCGATAAAAAATTTTTAAATTCAATATTAAACATATATCTACACAAATGCATTTTAGGCAGTTCCTTTAGCAAAGTAGCTGAAAAAGACAATAAAGTGATTGGAGTCATTTTAGGCGATTCTCAAAAAGACAAAAACCGTTTAAAGAGCTTCCATAATAGTTTGAGTTTTGCCTATAACACGCTCAAACTATTCCTGACGAATAAAGAAAATAAGGAATTCTTAAAAGCATTTATAAAGGTACAAAAAACATATAAAGAACTAATTGAAGGAAAAGAGGAACAATTTCAGGGCTGTATACAATTATTTATCGTATCTGAAGAGTCGAGAGGGCTTGGAGTTGGAAAAACTTTAATGAATGATTTATTCGAATATATGACAAATCAAAAAACAAAATCTTTATATTTATATACGGACAATAAGTGTAACTATGCATTTTATGACAGACAAAACTTCCAACGCATACAAGAAAAAGCAGTTAATTTTGGACCAAAAGAAGAAGATTTCAACGTGTTTTTGTACCGCTATAACTTTAACTCATAG
- a CDS encoding helix-turn-helix domain-containing protein: protein MKKLFSIGEVAKIKDITIKALRYYHKMGILIPKHIDESTGYRYYSIDQFIHIDIIKSCRELNTSIVELQEIFKECNTDKLLRFLQVKREEAEEHIKKMKEVMETIDDLHAKVRSSQKILRNDEISIEFFEKRYVVVAPCKEVGSLQELLYYSDLEKIVQDYEEKMEMEMGILYNVNENWDVEPKYVFNKVRDDVHMEEMPNIKVLPGGKYITLAYSKENEEERRNIMIKYIKENNIEVESFIEVELVSDVFNTETYSCQIQIFIGDSETLKF from the coding sequence ATGAAAAAGTTATTTTCTATTGGAGAAGTTGCAAAAATAAAGGATATTACGATAAAAGCGCTAAGATACTATCATAAGATGGGGATTCTTATTCCAAAACATATTGATGAATCAACGGGGTATAGATATTATTCTATAGATCAATTTATTCACATTGATATTATAAAAAGCTGTAGAGAGCTGAACACCAGCATAGTAGAACTTCAAGAGATTTTTAAGGAATGTAATACGGATAAATTGCTGCGATTTTTACAAGTGAAGAGAGAAGAAGCGGAAGAGCATATAAAGAAAATGAAAGAGGTAATGGAAACGATTGATGACTTACATGCGAAAGTAAGAAGTTCGCAGAAAATATTAAGGAATGATGAAATCTCTATTGAGTTTTTTGAAAAGCGTTATGTCGTTGTTGCGCCTTGTAAAGAAGTAGGGAGTTTACAGGAGTTACTATATTATTCCGATTTAGAGAAAATCGTACAAGATTATGAAGAGAAAATGGAAATGGAGATGGGAATTCTCTACAATGTAAATGAAAACTGGGATGTAGAACCGAAGTATGTTTTTAATAAAGTACGGGATGATGTACATATGGAAGAGATGCCAAATATAAAAGTGTTACCGGGCGGGAAATATATAACGTTAGCGTATAGTAAAGAGAATGAAGAAGAACGTAGAAATATTATGATTAAATATATAAAAGAAAATAATATCGAAGTGGAGAGTTTTATTGAAGTGGAGTTAGTTAGTGATGTTTTCAATACGGAGACATATAGTTGTCAAATTCAAATTTTTATAGGGGATAGTGAAACCTTGAAATTTTGA
- a CDS encoding SulP family inorganic anion transporter — translation MFQKIAKECLAGFTVAIVALPLAIAFGIAATGTSEGALVGLYGAIFAGLFAALFGGTPGQVTGPTGPITVIATGVIATHGLEASFIAFMMAGLFQILFGVCKLGSYVRYIPYPVVSGFMNGIALIIILGEMKHVQNSFLLVVLTIIVMIVSGKWIKAIPSSLVALVGVTAMLPLFSSALEGLTVKLPIIGNLSLNKVIEKIGTIPEVMPTLHIPSLSGAGIAELILPALSIALLGSIDSLLTSVVMDNVTGTRHKSNKELVGQGIGNMMSGLFGGLAGAGATVRSIVNIRSGGKTALSASMHSVILFIFIMGLGSVVQYIPLAVLSGILILTGIGMFDWESMKKMHVAPKGDVIVMLVTMVVTVKFDLMIAVAFGIILSFIIYMVKCKERKASIVKEKEATYTIQGPLSFLSVDRIFTTLQDVKSPIVLRMKDARYMDVSGAMALLNFIEQSDKSGVSVTLEQVPTHIEKTLVTMASNEQRDKLQFVEADVM, via the coding sequence ATGTTTCAAAAAATAGCAAAGGAATGTTTAGCAGGTTTTACGGTTGCGATCGTTGCGTTGCCGCTTGCCATTGCATTTGGTATTGCTGCAACAGGAACGTCTGAGGGAGCACTAGTCGGATTGTATGGTGCGATTTTTGCAGGTTTATTTGCGGCGTTATTTGGTGGTACACCTGGGCAGGTTACGGGGCCAACTGGACCGATTACTGTTATCGCAACAGGGGTTATTGCGACGCACGGATTAGAGGCGAGTTTTATAGCCTTTATGATGGCGGGACTGTTTCAAATTTTATTCGGTGTATGCAAGCTTGGCTCTTACGTGAGGTACATTCCATATCCTGTCGTTTCAGGATTTATGAACGGAATCGCATTAATTATTATTTTAGGTGAAATGAAGCATGTGCAAAATAGTTTTCTACTTGTCGTATTAACGATTATTGTAATGATTGTTTCTGGAAAATGGATTAAGGCAATTCCATCTAGTTTAGTTGCATTAGTTGGTGTGACAGCTATGCTTCCTTTATTTTCTTCTGCGTTAGAAGGACTTACAGTGAAGTTACCGATTATCGGAAACCTGTCATTAAATAAGGTGATTGAAAAGATTGGAACGATTCCAGAAGTGATGCCGACGCTTCATATTCCATCTTTAAGTGGAGCAGGCATAGCAGAACTTATTCTACCAGCGCTTAGTATTGCTTTATTAGGATCGATTGACTCGTTGTTAACATCGGTCGTAATGGATAATGTGACGGGGACACGTCATAAAAGTAATAAAGAACTGGTCGGACAAGGTATCGGTAATATGATGAGCGGATTGTTTGGCGGATTAGCAGGGGCAGGTGCGACTGTACGATCTATCGTTAATATAAGAAGTGGCGGTAAAACGGCGCTTTCAGCAAGTATGCATAGTGTTATATTATTTATTTTCATTATGGGACTTGGCTCGGTCGTACAATACATTCCACTTGCTGTATTATCAGGTATTTTAATTTTAACGGGTATTGGAATGTTTGATTGGGAAAGCATGAAGAAAATGCATGTAGCACCAAAAGGTGATGTCATAGTTATGCTCGTAACGATGGTTGTCACAGTGAAGTTTGATTTAATGATCGCTGTTGCGTTCGGAATTATTCTTTCTTTCATTATATACATGGTGAAATGTAAAGAACGTAAAGCTTCTATTGTAAAAGAAAAGGAAGCGACGTATACGATTCAAGGACCGCTCTCCTTCCTATCAGTAGACCGTATTTTTACTACTTTACAAGATGTGAAGTCACCGATTGTTTTACGTATGAAAGATGCGCGCTATATGGATGTATCAGGAGCTATGGCGTTATTGAATTTTATTGAGCAGTCGGATAAATCAGGAGTGAGTGTGACGCTAGAACAAGTGCCTACTCATATTGAAAAAACATTAGTAACGATGGCGAGTAATGAGCAGAGAGATAAATTACAGTTTGTAGAAGCTGATGTTATGTAA
- a CDS encoding accessory Sec system S-layer assembly protein — MLSFLKKAKKSGKDTTVSSNQLFGQEETNAESKTVKPTLYFHPSWGAVAQEQKYIYQFLHKELPRLQEYQISLSGIEIEKRDNSYDVAVFIRSTVPKPISFEEVTLILLNKEKKLCARKTFNLSALGDIPANVNMPFIFTFEQETITDAALSQTDWELAFELESKHALDLDPSWEAQLPEASKEALRNFVDNLTPPSEGEINFLGLQAARKENGDLHTTLLIRNGCKDNIQLEQLPLHIEDATGAVVVKGAFTLPNLEIKANTTKPWSFVFPASSILKEDMDLSSWKALVPQD; from the coding sequence ATGTTATCATTCCTAAAAAAAGCTAAGAAAAGCGGAAAAGACACGACTGTCTCTAGTAATCAATTATTTGGACAAGAAGAAACAAATGCTGAAAGTAAAACTGTAAAACCAACACTTTACTTTCACCCTAGCTGGGGTGCAGTAGCACAAGAACAAAAATACATTTATCAATTTTTACATAAAGAACTACCACGTTTACAAGAATATCAAATTTCTTTATCTGGAATTGAGATTGAAAAGCGTGATAATAGTTATGACGTAGCTGTATTTATTCGCAGCACTGTTCCGAAACCAATTTCTTTCGAAGAGGTTACATTAATTCTTCTAAATAAAGAGAAGAAACTATGCGCACGCAAAACATTTAACCTTTCTGCATTAGGAGATATTCCTGCAAATGTAAATATGCCATTTATTTTTACATTTGAGCAAGAGACAATTACAGATGCTGCATTATCGCAAACAGATTGGGAATTAGCGTTTGAACTTGAAAGCAAGCATGCATTAGATTTAGATCCATCTTGGGAAGCTCAGTTACCTGAAGCAAGCAAAGAAGCTTTACGTAATTTCGTAGACAATTTAACACCTCCAAGCGAAGGTGAAATTAACTTCCTAGGCCTGCAAGCTGCAAGAAAAGAAAACGGTGATTTACATACAACGCTTCTTATTCGTAACGGTTGTAAAGACAACATTCAACTAGAGCAACTTCCTCTTCATATTGAGGATGCCACGGGGGCAGTTGTTGTTAAAGGCGCTTTCACATTACCTAACCTTGAAATTAAAGCGAACACTACGAAACCATGGTCATTTGTCTTCCCTGCTTCATCTATATTAAAAGAAGATATGGACCTATCTTCTTGGAAAGCACTTGTACCACAAGACTAA